From the Methanobacterium sp. CWC-01 genome, the window AATCATTCCAACTGGCACTAGACATGGACCCCTCCAATGCCCAGGCCTGGTCCAACCTGGGAGTGGCCCTGGCATCACAGAATCGCCTGGAAGAGGCCCTCAACTCCCTGGATCAGGCAGTGAAGTTGGATGAAAACAATGATGAAGCCTGGAATAATAGGGGCACGGCCCTCCTTGCCCTGAAAAAATACCAGGAAGCCGTGGATTCCTTTGATCATGCCCTGAAAGTGAATTCCGATAATCCCCAGGCCTGGGCAGGTAAAGGATCCGCCCTGGGTTTTCTGGAACGCTACCCGGAAGCCATTGAGTGCATGGAACGATTCATTGAGTTGGCGGCTGGCCTGGACAGTCCCCAGGTGGAAGAGGCCTGGGCTATGATCCTGGAGTGGAAAATAAGAACTAAGGGAAAAGGGGATGAAGAGTAAGCTGGATAACAATTTTCCTAGTAATAAAAAGCTTTTTAGTAATAAGAGTGCTTCCAGAGATGGGGGGGTGTATAGGAGGGAAAAATGGCCTATTAATTTATCTCTGGAAGCATATATTTTCTGGTTTCAACGAGAAATAGTAGTTTTCAAGTGTTGAAACCAAACTAGGTATGTTGTGCTTTAAGTACACACTGACATATATACTTTGTGGTTAGGTATCTTAAAATTATCTAAATAACTTGAAAATTAGCTAGAGCCTGCATCCTGACCCTCACTCAATAGGGCCTTCAGTTTCTCCAGGTTCTCTTTCCTAAAGGCTATGACCTTTCTTTGTCCATTGTAGTCAAATTTGAATCGGGAAATTTCACTACCGAACTCCAGGTTTTCCATCCTGGCAATCTGGTACTGGTTCACCTTACCAGTGCGATTGGTGCCCCAGAAGTTTTTTCGATACTCAATTAGGCTCTCCACAGTCACCTCCAAATCAAAGGAGTCATCCTCCAGGAAGGCCACGGTCTTCTCCAGGTCCCGGTCACAGACCAGACAGTTACTGGTCTGGGGTGGATTGCCCACTCCACATTCCGGACATATCAGTGAAAAATCAGCCATTTGATTTTCAGGTTCCATGGTATCGGCATCCCTCTATAAATTCATGTGGTCAGGTACCATATAAATTTAAAAATACAAGAGAAAATTGATGACAACTAAAATTGTGGGTCCCATATTCACCGGGCGCAGCTGGGATGAGTACCTGAAGATGTTCAAACTAACCAGGGAGGAACTGAAGACCCGGAGTTTCCTGGACTGCGCCGCTGGTGCCAGCTCCTTCACCGCCTACCTGGCCAACGGTGGTGGTCGGGTGCAGGCGGTGGACCTTCTCTATGACCAGGACCCCCTGGTTCTTAAATCATTATGTCAGAAGCACCTGGAGGCCCTGGTAAAATCCCTGGAACCCATAAAGAGGGAGTTTGAATGGAGCTACTTCCGGGATCTGAACCACCTGAAGGAACATCGCAGTCGTAGCTGCCAGGAATTTTACCAGGACTACTCCCAGAATCCGAACCGTTACCAGAAGGGAGATCTAACCAGGCTACCCTTTGCTGATTCTGAATTTGATATAGTTCTCTCCTCCCATCTGCTTTTTATCTACGACCATCGTCTGGACCTGGACTTTCATCTACAGGTCCTAGATGAGATGTTGCGCGTGTCGGGGGAGGAGGTGCGGGTCTATCCCCTGGTGAAGCATGCGAATAAGACATCAGAATTCTTGAAGCCAGCCTGGCAGAGGATGTCAATGGTGGCGGAACTGGAACTGGTGAAGGTGAACTACCAGTTTCGCAGGGGTGGGAACCAGATGTTGATAATTAGAAAATCTTGATTTATTTATTCTTCTCCGGTTTTCCGGTAGGTTATGTCCTTGGCCAGACCCACCCTGCGATATATTTGCTTATTTTCGTTTATTACCGGGAAGGAACGGATCCTGATCCAGCGGGTGGCTCCATCCGGACGCTTTAATCGGCATTCCATGGATTTGGTCCGGGTCAGGTCATTGATTTCCAGGGATCCGTAGATGTGGTGGATGAACTTCTTCTGGTCCTGGGGGTGTATGGATTCAATCCAGGATCGGGGATTCTGGTAGAGTTGGCTTATGGAGGAGCCCCATATCTTCTGGTAGGAGGGACTCATGTACAGTAACTGGCCATTTAGAGGATCGATCATCCAGAAAACCTCCTCAATATTCCGGGCCATTAACTGGAAGATCTCCTCCCTCATCTTCATTTTAAATTCATTGAGCTTGCGGCGAGTTACATCCCTCAAAATAGCGGTGGTGTAGCATTTTCCTTCCAGCTGCCAGGAGTTGAGTGACATCTCCAGGGGAAATTCACTCCCATCCTTACGTAGACCATAAGACTCGAAAACTTTACCGGAACCATTATCTGGCTTGGATTGGGGCAGCTCCATCTGTCCGGCAAAGTCGGCCTGGTATCTTTCCGGGATCAGGATGTCCACTGGTTGTCCCAGTATATCCGCTTCACTGTAGTCGAAGATCCGTTCCAGACTGCGGTTGGAGAAAACCACGACCCCGTCCTCATCGGTGATGATGATGGCATCCATGGCGGTCTGGGCCAGGGTACGGAATTTCTCTTCACTGCCCTTTAAGGCCCGTTCCACCTGCATCTGTTTGGTGATATCCTCCATGGTCATGAGGTACTCGCCATTCTCCAAACGCACCGGTATGAAGTAGATGATCTTCACCTCTCCCCCTTTACTGGTTATGGGAAAAATGCGGGAAGCCTTATCCCCCGGTTTAGATCCTTTAAAATCTTCTATCCAGGTAGAAACTGCTTCACGCCTGGTTTCAGGATCAGGATAGGCCTTCTTAAACCATTCTTTTCCATTAGACACATCTTCCAGGGTGTAACCTGATATTTCCTCAAATTTGGGATTCACGTAGAGGTAGTGGCCCTGGGCATCAATAAGCACCAGTCCAAAGGGTGCATTCTCGGTTATAGTTCTTAATTTTGATTTTTCTGATAATAGATTCTCTTCTATCTGCTTTTGGGAGCTGATATCCCTACCCTCCGGGACCAGATACTGCAGGTTGCCCTCCGGATCATAGAACGGG encodes:
- a CDS encoding tetratricopeptide repeat protein; amino-acid sequence: MYWFRRGNQLMKDGLYSDAVLAYDRALEMDPENSFMWDNRGVALSHLGLLEESQESFQLALDMDPSNAQAWSNLGVALASQNRLEEALNSLDQAVKLDENNDEAWNNRGTALLALKKYQEAVDSFDHALKVNSDNPQAWAGKGSALGFLERYPEAIECMERFIELAAGLDSPQVEEAWAMILEWKIRTKGKGDEE
- a CDS encoding methyltransferase domain-containing protein — encoded protein: MTTKIVGPIFTGRSWDEYLKMFKLTREELKTRSFLDCAAGASSFTAYLANGGGRVQAVDLLYDQDPLVLKSLCQKHLEALVKSLEPIKREFEWSYFRDLNHLKEHRSRSCQEFYQDYSQNPNRYQKGDLTRLPFADSEFDIVLSSHLLFIYDHRLDLDFHLQVLDEMLRVSGEEVRVYPLVKHANKTSEFLKPAWQRMSMVAELELVKVNYQFRRGGNQMLIIRKS
- a CDS encoding PAS domain S-box protein; its protein translation is MSQTTIMVAVEDALEARKLGQILDYKGFQVLDVSNISEEYLNTVSDSIPDLIIMDVVFNSDNRVLEVIDSFKTENSLPLIFLSTGNTDLYLSKNDLLNTYGYLIKPVDPQELVYTVEMALYKHRMENALRVSEERYRLLVENADDPIAMVNYQGEFVMANSSANRFFGLNPQGLVGKKMWDIFPPEHAERQMESIRRVIDTNQGMTVEEETVIKDDKRWFSTNLQPITTPQGKSPAVQLIARDITENKKNEIYLLERRNFLTGVLDDMLTFVAVLEPDGRVVFVNNTPLALIDTTLEEVQGSMFPDLKFWSLSSQLRERIEQDIMLCAGGETIKEELEIYTKNGPLWIEYSMHPFYDPEGNLQYLVPEGRDISSQKQIEENLLSEKSKLRTITENAPFGLVLIDAQGHYLYVNPKFEEISGYTLEDVSNGKEWFKKAYPDPETRREAVSTWIEDFKGSKPGDKASRIFPITSKGGEVKIIYFIPVRLENGEYLMTMEDITKQMQVERALKGSEEKFRTLAQTAMDAIIITDEDGVVVFSNRSLERIFDYSEADILGQPVDILIPERYQADFAGQMELPQSKPDNGSGKVFESYGLRKDGSEFPLEMSLNSWQLEGKCYTTAILRDVTRRKLNEFKMKMREEIFQLMARNIEEVFWMIDPLNGQLLYMSPSYQKIWGSSISQLYQNPRSWIESIHPQDQKKFIHHIYGSLEINDLTRTKSMECRLKRPDGATRWIRIRSFPVINENKQIYRRVGLAKDITYRKTGEE